The DNA segment TGGATGCATAATGCAAAGATTTTAAGGTCTGCTTACAGTTCCCATCTCCCACCATTAATTTCAAGAACAAGAAAGTGAAGACTCACTTCAAGGCCGATGTCACAGACCTTCAAATGAACTCTCTTCTGCTCCATTTCTCTGCCAATGCAAGCTTCCAATTTCCCCATGATTTAATTATCTCTGTGCAGTCTGATTTGAGACCCTTCAATGACACTTGCTATGGGTTCAAATCTGCCAGCAAGGAATCCATCTTCTGCTCCAAGTGTTGATCGTGGTCAATCTTGTAGCTTCCAAGCATCTGAACTCTGCCATGTTCTTAGAACAGCATCAGATTCCAACATCTCCAACACAGTTGTCAAGGCTCAGCTTTACAGGGATTCTGTGCCCATTTTGGGGCAACATGAGGACATGCAGTGCAAACATCAACTATATTTATATAGCTTCATGGTTATGATGGGATGCATCATTGAGTTCTTGGCTGCTGAGAGTTGCTGCTGAAAGCAGCCATTTGCATGACATTTTGTAGCTGTTCATCCCATGCATTGGGCATCTGCAAACAGAAGCAGAGAGATGAGTCCTGCTAGGTAATGCTGGAGCAAACAAGTATCATTCATACTGGACTATGGGAATGACCAGTTCTATTCGTCACTGGTCGATGCGACTTCTTCTGTTGACATCAGAAAGCATATTTAGCTACTTATCATTTTCGACGGAATCAGCAACTCAGAAAACTTTCCACGGTATTTGATTTGATCATGTTCTACCAGTTTCTAATGAATAAAAATGTCATGGATCCATTTTTACTGTGCAGGAGCAAGAAAAGCTAGTATGTGATGTCCAAAACCTGATAGATCATAGAACATCAGGAAAACTCTCCTAGATAAAATCCAAGAAATTTTATTGAAATGCAtatcaatcaatttatctttctaaatgtatacatgtatacatcttAACACTAACAGGGATCAGAGCAGCATGAAGTTGAGCAAGTCACAGTAAAATAGCTGAATTAAATGGTATTATTACAAGATTAAGCCGATGCAGCTTGAGATGCCATGATCTGCCGTCTTATAAGGTTAGGAAATTATAaccacattaagcaaggtttgtcACAGATTACGTTTCCAAGTGAATGCTAAGCAGTTTCACACAATTACTGGGAATTCATGCTAGAAATTATTATTTCTTACCAATGTTTGtatgagaatattttttttagagagagagagagagagagttctcaaagAATCATTAGCTATCTCAGCCTAATGGAAACTAAAATGGACAGCCATCTGAATTGTCCATTGTTTCTGATTTAATATAACCAAACATATTCAAGGAATGATAAGCAAGAATTATCTGAAGACAACACACTCACCGAGTTCACTGCTCTTCTGAATGCATTTGGATGGTTTAGATTGCCAGATATTTCAGCTTGCACCAGTCCTTGTTGAGATACATGCATTTGAGGATGAACCGCATCAGGCGAGAAACCAATCGCGGATGAAGTCCCGCCATGAGACTGAAGAAACTGTGTCACAGAAACAAGAACATGAGTGCAGATGACTAAACATGCATGTTGATGTGATTCTGATTAGTTCTTGTGTTACATACATCCTTTGAGAGAAGTGATTCTATGTTGAAGTCCAGCCTTGGATTCACAGCTGCAAGCTTCATCGACAGGAACTGTTGCATGGAGGAACACACACAAACAAACAAGCTATCAATTGTCTGATGAAATTAAGAGTTTACATCACCATGGAAATCATACCTCAACCTGCTGCTGCAGTGATTGAACATAGTTGATGATCTCATCAAGCATTACTGCCTTTCCTGTGACCTAAGCCAAACATTATAATGCAGTAAGAATCTTTTACAGGGTTCAGAAACCTCAACTCTTGAGAGAGAGTCAGGTTGAGAGACCTACTTTGCTGCAACCAGGAACAAGTTCCTGAAGGAGCTTCATCCTCTGGCTAATCTTCTCCCTTCTCACCTGAAAATAAACATTCAATCCGTGTGCAGTGAGTCAGGGCATTTCTCGTGCTGAAAGATCAAACGAGTGTGTTCATCCCAAGACATGCATCCTTCAATGGTGTCAAGAACCTTACTCTCTCTGCAAGACTGTGGCTGTTCGTTGCCTGGCCGCGCCGAGCTCGAACATGGATGTAGTCTTCCTTTGGTGCTTCTGAGGCATCCTTGTCATGCTTCCCGTTAGGCTTAGCAGTGGAGCTGCTCTGCTCAGCCTTGTGATCAGTGTCCACACTCTCCGTCTTGGCTTCAGCAGCCATTTGTGGGTCTCCTTGCTCCGCTTCTAACTCCTGTAATCAGTTGCAGGCAAAACAAAGAAAGGTAAGATCAAGGAACAGATGAAAACTCGATGGAAATTGGATGACAAGTACCTCGCTGgatcttcttcttttcttagCAGCAAGGTCTTTGGAGGAAGAATCTGCATTCTCATGCCCACCCCCAACCCCACTGGGAACAGTAGCTTCGCCAGGCTCAACATCATGCAACGAGGCATCTTTTGCCATGTTGATATCGATGTTGTGAATCTGAGCACCGGCCAAATGAGATGCGCCAAAAGGAGCCGCCATGCTGCCCAAGCTTGCGGCACTGAAGCAAGAGAACCTCGCAGCTCGCTTGATGAAAGCCGAATCAGCCGGGAAGTGCGACAGGGTTGGGGTGAGGATCGGAGGGCCACTCGGGAGGAAGGTTCCTCCTCGGGACGATGAATCTGAAGGAGTCCAGCCGTCGTCGAACCTTGAAGTCGCAGGAACTGGTTTGGCAATGGCAGGCATATCACTCTCACACAGCTTCCAGAGGCTGGGATTGAAGGAGTCCTCCATGGAACCTCTCTGGTCACCGGGAACGATGCCTACCGATGGGTTCCGGAATTGCCAACCAGAAGAAAACCCAGCATTGCTGTAAGTCAAATGGTGCTCATTCTTCTCCGAGCTGCATTCATCCCTTTCGTTCATGTCCATTTCACCGCTCCTCCCCGCAACACCTGGATCGATCAAGCTCAGAACACCAGACCTCGATTCATCGAGGCAGTCGAAGGAGACGAACAATTAGGACAAGATCATGTGTTCGATCAAAGAAGGTGGTGGATTAATGGGTGACAGTGGTGAGAGCAAAGACCCCAAGACACAAAAAGGAATTGAACAAAGGACACAGACACACAGCTGTAAGCAGGGTTGAAAAGACAAAAGGCAGGCGCAGAGAATCCCCTCCCCTCCTctcccctctcctctcctctcctctcctctcctcagaGGAAAATTAAGAAAAGGTGCATTGGGTGAAGAGAGATCACTGTAGCAGAGCCAACCCAGCGCACACTAACCACCACACCTCTCCTTGAGTCAGTGCAAGGTAAAAATCCAGCTCAAGATTCCTTTCGACTCCTCTCACCCTCCCTGTCCACCACCATAACCAATTGAAAAGATTTTGTTCTTGCTGTCATCAACTGGTCAAGAACAACTCTCCGGAGGCTGATGCTGTCATGTCTCAGGCACTTAATAAACAGTGAACAGGAAAGAGAGAAAGTGATGGAGGGGAATTGATGGACAAAAGAGAACTTATTTGCATTGTTTATTGCAACTCTGACATACTCTGCATTCTTTTTTGCCATTTCAACTCTGCGGAGCTTTGTTTCTTAACTTGACATGCCACAATCTTTCAGCTTGCCAACCATTACAGTGTTATCATATTAGGATCTTCTCAATGATTTGGGTTACAATAATAACAGGTGTAATGGTTCTTTTTCTCTGGACACAGCGAGATGCCACCACCATCACCAACAATTCCATGGTTTCAAGATCTGTTCGAGACAAGGCTCACTCACAGCTCCACTTCCATGACTTCCTCAGTCTTCAGCTTGATCTCTCCTCCGCAGCTGGAACCAAGAGGTGGTGAATCAAATCCACATTGTGCTCGCAATACCTGGTCAAAATATGCAGGATTAATCAAGATGATAAGATTGCATAAATATATGACAAAGAAATTGGATCTGTCACTGGCCACTATGGATTGTTTAAGAGCTACATAACAGTGTTGGGTGGTGCACAGTGCATAAACTATGAGTGATAGATAAAGATGATGAATGATAAGACATAGGACTTCGTGGGAAGAAGTCTTAAATTggcataaaataaataaagtcgGTTGTTTTATGGTCAAAGATTCGACAGATATAAGAAAAATACTTATCATGAGAACATATTATTATTCAACAGTGAGATCTTAGAGGATATTGTGATGAAGACATAAGAACAGTTATTTAGTGTTTACACAATGTACAAATAGGGGTTTGTTTTCAATGGTACAATTAAATTTCATCAAGCATGGAATGCAATATTGTTTGCAACAATAATTTATCAAACTGTGGGATGCTATGTGTAAGTGCCAATCCTAAAATATTTATGGACATGGCCATAAATTTTGATTGCTCAAAAATCAACTATTACTAATTTCAAACAACTGCTAATATTTAATTGATTTAGAGGTTAGGAATTGCTATCATGTTTGATGTTGATATTTCTTGTTGTCTTGAACACTCAACAAGCATATCAATCACACGAGAAATAGAGAAAGAAACATCAATACACCTCATACCTACAGAATATCCATCCATTCTAGCTTCTCAAAGTTAAGCCATTTAGGTAGGTTTTGCAAGATCATCTCAATGAGCTCTAGGAATAGATTCTTCTGTGACATAATTTGATCCTACCACCGCATGTGAGGCTCTGATCCCTAGCATATTATAATCAAATTCATCGTGATTATATATCGCATTTCGGGAACCGAGCTTGCTTAGAGCCACCAATAAATTAATCAAATTTTCCTTATACTCTTCTTCATCATTGATATAAACACTACAATAGATATCAAAAAACACTAATTGATTACATGGGTCCAAACAAGAAGGCTTCTTCGGCTTTTGATTTCACCTAGCATTTTTACTCCTCAAATGTAATGGTCTGTCAATGGAAAAAAGATGACTGACTCAAAGCATAAAGCCAATGGAGCTCAACCTTACTCACGTAGAGAAAAGGGCAGTAGATTCCTTAGATGCCTCACTGGGGATTAGAGTATGTGAGACTTTGTCATCACCCAATGGGCATCTCCCATGTGTCCCAATCCTTTTATATGATTTGGGGCCCTACATGTCAAAAGCTTGGGAAGGTTGTGTGTAGGCTACATATTTAATGTGGCCAACCCCCCCAGCATGACTGTAAAAGAAGAGACTAGTGTGCATGGGATTAGTTGGCATGGCACTCCTTTTGGGAAAAGCTCAAACAAAGGAGCAAACATGGACAGGGTGGGGATTCCAGATCTGTCAGGGTTTGGTCCACCCTAAGCTTTCCACCAAGGACCCCACCATAGATATAGGAACAATTTGTGATACCCCATTTCATCAATTCAttccccagtccaagtacattgcAAAAAGTCTCACCTTGCATGAATGATTAATGTTATGCAATCTTATTTCTATAAAGAGAGATTATTTTGGTGTCTTGAATCCTAATTATTTAGAGGCATGTGATTATCGAGAAGTTGACATCACTTGTGAATCAttccttataaatttttttttctaacccTAAGCATAAATTATATAGCACACACTACTAGTTAGTTTAATCATAGGATTAAAATAGTCATACCCAAGTCCAAGTCCAAGCCATGACATAATGTTTGAGGTTTCAATACCCATTCCTTATATGATAATGCCATTAGTGACTAAATAATTATATTACTTCAACAATCAACCACAAGGACTCCATAACATGAACCCAAATGTTATAAATGGAATTAAGAATGCTCATAATTTACACATAATGGATCAGCTCAAGAATT comes from the Musa acuminata AAA Group cultivar baxijiao chromosome BXJ2-8, Cavendish_Baxijiao_AAA, whole genome shotgun sequence genome and includes:
- the LOC135619822 gene encoding transcription factor bHLH49-like produces the protein MDMNERDECSSEKNEHHLTYSNAGFSSGWQFRNPSVGIVPGDQRGSMEDSFNPSLWKLCESDMPAIAKPVPATSRFDDGWTPSDSSSRGGTFLPSGPPILTPTLSHFPADSAFIKRAARFSCFSAASLGSMAAPFGASHLAGAQIHNIDINMAKDASLHDVEPGEATVPSGVGGGHENADSSSKDLAAKKRRRSSEELEAEQGDPQMAAEAKTESVDTDHKAEQSSSTAKPNGKHDKDASEAPKEDYIHVRARRGQATNSHSLAERVRREKISQRMKLLQELVPGCSKVTGKAVMLDEIINYVQSLQQQVEFLSMKLAAVNPRLDFNIESLLSKDFLQSHGGTSSAIGFSPDAVHPQMHVSQQGLVQAEISGNLNHPNAFRRAVNSMPNAWDEQLQNVMQMAAFSSNSQQPRTQ